The region GGTGGTGGTGGATTTACCGGAATCGACGTGTCCGATAACGACGATGTTGATGTGGGTCTTTTCCTTTCCCATGGTTGCctgattgggtttttttttttatctgttgaaGTTAACAGTTTTCATAAACACTTTGCACAtaccaatattaaaacaaataaatgccctCTCCTTCAATTAAATGTGAGAATCGTAAGGCACGCTTTCTCCATAAAAAGTCGATCTAGGCCCAATATAAAACTAAAACCGCGTTTCAGTTGTGTGTAAAAACTTAACTGCTAGGCCGGAGAAGGCAACTGCGATCTCGGTGGCCATTTTACGCCATGTGCAACAGGATTAAAGAAGCAATTCGCTTAAGGGCCTGAAGCCAATTACCAAACTTAAACAAAGCCCACACCCATGTGCTCGACATTgcgcaaagaaaaacaaattccacaCAAAAAGAGCACACTCGTACAGTAACGAATTGTTCGTTAAAATGTTAACTCTGAAAGTGAACAccacggttaaaaaaaaaaagtaacagatgTTAAATGTTAAAGCTTTCCAACTCTGAAAGCAGCGCGCAAAATCCATTGATCATCATCACCAGCATGATGCAGGCCGCCGGTAACGCACAGCAGCCGGCGCAGATCCAACACCACAGCTGTGTGACAAAGACACCGACATCGGTACAGGATGCTTTTAAAACTAACCTTTCTAAAAACGAAACcggttacaaaaacaaacaaaagacgtatccaaacaattaaaaaaaaaagtgtgttaaacCGAACAAAGTGTTGTGGAATTATTTTTGCTTAACAGTGTAAAagtgaaacgtttttttttttttgtactaaataAACGAcgggaaaaacaacaacaaaataaataaataaagagccaGCCCTCCCTCCCGAAGCGTTTAACCAGTACGAGGCCTGCCCCTTACCGGATTGAGGACAACGCCTGCTGCTCCTGGGTTTAGGTGTCGGACAGAAAGGCAGAATTTTAGGTTTTCAGAGTTTTTATAGTGGAAGAAAGAGGCGGTATGTAAAAAAATTCAGGACCCACCCTCATTCATTGTTAACAGAAATTACCCACCCACACCAAAAACGCCCCTTTTATCTGAACTTCGGAGGCCCGAAGATAATTTCTATACCGTGACTATTTAAAGTAAAATTGCATCTATCTGGACCACTTGTATTTttgtcagtattttatttttgtatacacacagtgtatatatttatacacacttCTGATACACGCAGCAATCTGGGAACTTCACTTTCTTTGATTTAATAATAAACCAAATATATACTCTTTGTACTACAATGCGTTATAACATTggaaagcaaacaaataaacaaaaaaatacactttgcaGAAGTGACTTTTAGCCAGACTAAAACACCAAGGAATTGTTTCATGTATTAAAACACTGTATAATAACAGTATGCTTTAGTTTAAACATGGATGGCTttgctaaacaaaatatacaatcattttgtattttataaatcctTGACAAATCTTTTGATAATAAGTAGTTACCAATGTCTCAAATGCTTTGTcaaagaaaagtttattttagtattgcagGGCATGTTTGAAAACAAGGGGGCTTCCTCTTCAGTCCCTCTCCTCCCATTCTGTTTCTGGGGCGGTATCGTAGGACGACGCTGATGATAATTCCTGCTGGGATTGAGCTGGTTAACAAACGTGAATCTGACAATGAAGTTCAAAGTCTCAGACGCCCGGGGCCTGGGACATGAGTATTCTTCTCCTGGGTGGAGGCTGGGGCGATCAGTCCTGGGTGTTAGGGCTGTTTTAATTTGTCTCACTCATGGGGGAGGGGATATCTTGTTCATTATACTCTGGTAAGAGAATCTGCTGGCATTTCACGTCTATATGAATTGTTAACATTTCAAAGTTTCCCTTTCAAATGTACAGTTACATTTAAACGAGCAGTAAGTAGCCAAAAATAACCTATGCCACTTCTAATACAGGTTTCTGTAATGAGTTTAACTTTGTTTGCTCCATGTTATTATTTGAAGTAGGTGATcaagtattttactttttttttattattatttttgctgaattttgtacaataataaatcataacattTTACAACAGTTCTAGAACATAAAGCCACACAATATAGCTATTTTAATGCAACAATAAGGTAAGCATGTTAACATCTGTTACAGTTGAGTCTTTCTTTTCATGCACATCGCAATTCGCAAGGCTTCATAGATCTGAGCGAATATTTTCTCCACTTTTGTACAGTAGTCATTTTGGAGGCCTGCAAGCTAAGCACTGCAGTGTAGGCCTCAACACACCCTCACTGTGTTGCCGTGGTTACAAGGCCTAGGTGCCCAGAAGCTGCTCCCTCTCCGAGTCCCGGAGCTGGAATGTGTCTCTGAGATTCACACAGCAACTCCACATCCCTCACCGCTAAACTGAGCgtattttaataaaaccaaactgtaaaaaatgtgaaacaaaacagtTAACCAGAAGCTGAAATGGCTGAAAGTCTTCCAGCTGACAGAAGCGGTTTCAAAGACTGCATGCTGAGGATACAGGGCCAGCTTCCTCGTCACATGACACGCTAATGATCCACTCAGCAGCCGTGATTCTTCAGAACCTCCCAGGCAACACAGGTAATATTTGGTCGGTGTTAGTGGCAACGTAACTGACTTGTAACATCAGAAGATACTAGAATAGCATATATTCATATTGCATTGGAGTAGTATCGTTTCCTTGAAGTGTAAATGTAACATACAggcctaaaacaaaaaaactgcagtatatattGCATACACACTAAAAGGATAATTTCTTCTCCAGCAGCAAGTCTTTCAGGGTGGGGCAGGAGATTGCTGGATAGGGAGCCTGGACTGGTGGCAGACAGTAAAAGCAGGTGGTTAAGAGAAACTATAGCCTGGCTCAGCACAAGGGAGCTTCAGAAACAAATAAGCAGGGGTCTGTCCTGCTCCTTCACATACCCTCCAGCAGGTAGTTTACACACAAACCAAAACTTACTGCAGTCATTGAAATAATGactaaatattttacaaagcaaCTAGCTTTTAATAATTTGTTGTAGAACACCAGGAATACAGCTATGgtgaaaatgcaatacaaaagcaTATTTATAGGATTACTGGGTCAAATGTAGTTTTGGATTGACATCATGCAATTTAAATACACAAGTGTACTACAGGGACACAGCTGAAAGCATTAACCCAAATTGTTCTGCCACACCACAAGACAGCTAAGGACAAGGCAATAGAAGAGGAATgtgaaaaagcaacattttattcaatacagtagTGACATGCTTGGTACGCaaaatggagtaaaataaagcaaattatgaGGTTAACAATTGATGAAAAATGTTGTACTGCATAATACAAAAGATTGCAGCACAGTGACATGCTGGTGAAGTTTAATACAGGTTACACCCCCCCCACCCATCTCTGTCCCTTAACTGCTTGGAAGCAGCACAGACTTCAGACAAATTGAACTCTTGTTCCTTTCCTGCGAACACTCTTCCGATGGGTTTTTAGCAGCATTAGCCAGTCCTTAATGAGAGAGAACAGGGTCCAAGAGAAAGTTTCCAGCTGCAAGCGAGACCCCGAATAAAGGTGGACAGTCCAGGGGATGGTGGTTCATTTCTTAGCAGCCTTCACTGCAGACTTGGTGACCTTGCCAGCTCCAGGAGCCTTCTTGTCAACAGCCTTGATGACACCAACAGCAACAGTCTGCCTCATGTCACGCACAGCAAAACGACCTGCAAGTGGAATACAGCAAGTCAACAAGGGGGCTCCATACATTACTGAAGGACAACACCTGCCAGGCTTAAGATTCACAGGATCAAGCTGTTCTATTGCAGATACCGGACAGAAACACTTACCGAGGGGAGGGTAGTCTGAGAAGCTCTCCACACACATGGGTTTCCCAGGGACCATGTTCACAATGGCAGCGTCTCCAGACTTCACAAACTTGGGGTTGTCTTCCAGCTTCTTACCGGAACGACGGTCAATCTTCTCCTTCAGCTCAGCAAACTTGCAGGCAATGTGAGCAGTGTGGCAATCCAGCACTGGAGCGTAACCAGCATTGATCTGGCCAGGATGGTTCAGGACAATAACCTGGGGGGAGAAGAGGAGGACAGGCCAGTTACTGGACTGCCCAACATAACAGGACTAACAGTGCAAAGAGAAAACAAGGCCGTAGAAAGCAAGAGGCCCCTTCATACCTGGGCAGTGAAGGAGCCGGCCTCCATGGGTGGGTCGTTCTTGCTGTCTCCAGCCACGTTGCCACGACGGATGTCCTTAACAGACACGTTCTTGATGTTGAAGCCAACGTTGTCTCCGGGAAGAGCCTCGACCAGGGTCTCGTGGTGCATTTCCACAGATTTTACTTCAGTGGTCACATTGGCAGGGGCAAAGGTGACGATCATGCCAGCCTTCAGGGTGCCAGTCTCCACACGGCCCACGGGTACAGTTCCAATACCTGGGGAGAACACAGGTCAGCCACAGCTCAAGTGCAGTTCTACAACTTGAGGAAGAGACAATTCACCAAGGGTACCTCCGATCTTGTAGACATCCTGCAGGGGCAGACGCAGGGGCTTGTTTGTGGGGCGCTGGGGAGGGATGATGGAGTCCAGCGCCTCTAGCAGGGTGGTGCCGTTGGCATTGCCCTCCTTACGCTCAACCTTCCATCCCTTGAACCAGGGCATCTACAGAGGAAAAGGGTTACTTAGCTACAGCAATGCACTAGAATATAGGGCATGTCAAATCATCCACTAACTCAGATACTCACATTTGAGCTGGGCTCCAGCATGTTGTCTCCGTGCCAGCCAGAGATGGGCACAAAGGCCACAGTGGCGGGGTTGTAGCCGATCTTCTTGATGTAGGTGCTGACTTCCTTGCTGATTTCCTCGTAACGTTTCTGACTGTAGGGTGGCTCAGTGGAGTCCATCTTGTTGACGCCAATGATGAGCTGCTTCACACCAAGAGTGTAGGCCAGGAGGGCGTGTTCACGGGTCTGTCCGTTCTTAGAGATACCGGCTTCAAACTCGCCAACACCTCCGGCAACAatcagcacagcacagtcagcctggggagggaggaggggagagacaCTGTTAGAGCATGAACAGGTCAGGGTAGCAGCAGCATTACTTCCGATAAGGACAGATGCAGAGATTGCACATTGTACCCTTAGTGTGACTGGGGTACGGAGCAAAGCTGTTGAAGTGAATGAGAATGCCACAGCACTCCTACCAAAGGGACAAGCAGGACCAACAAAGCCATGTTGGGGCATTAGCTCTGGTGTCAACCCAAAACCTGCCCTCTACCCACCCCCACCATGCCAGCAGCTGCCTCTTACCTGCGAGGTCCCGGTGATCATGTTCTTGATGAAATCTCTGTGGCCGGGAGCATCAATGATGGTGACATAGTATTTTGTGGTTTCAAACTTCCAGAGGGAGATGTCAATGGTGATACCACGCTCACGCTCAGCCTTCAGCTTGTCCAACACCCAGGCATACTTGAAGGAGCCCTTTCCCATCTGGAAAAATCATTGAGAAATTGAAATCACTACAGGGCATCTAATCAAATAAAGCAACTGACATTTGATGACGACTTTGTTCCAAATGTAACAGTCTGCAAATCTTCAGCGCTTACCTCCGCGGCCTCCTTCTCGAACTTCTCGATGGCTCGCTTGTCGATACCCCCGCATTTGTAGATGAGGTGGCCGGTGGTGGTGGATTTACCGGAATCGACGTGTCCAATAACAACGATGTTGATGTGGGTCTTTTCCTTTCCCATGGTTGATTTTGTTGtaggttttgtttctgtgcaAATTAACAGGCTCCATTAAAACATCTGCTGTAACCATTAATAGTTAGAACTACAGGACTAAACACAGTTGCGAGATGGGGATGCGAgggagaaacaaataaaaatcacgtCATTGTTACAATGCAGCTACGCGAGTTTACCAGGTGCTGAATACCGACTAAACGTTTGTCTCCTTTTGTTCAGCTGCAACAAGTCGGTTTTTTGTTAAAAAGTGACACTCATATTGAacaataactaaacaaacaaattgaaCTTTGCTCAAGTCCTGACTTAACCGAGCACggcatttacatacacactggcAAGCCaacaatatatataattagtgtaGTGGATTGAGCTGCATTGTACGATTAACAATCAATTATTCAAGAATAACTCAGCCGAGATCTTTCACGTACAATACAAGCTACGTTACTAATACAGTACTGGGCCTATCCATTCACGCTGTCGTCCCGCAAGTCTGAGGCCTGGGCTCCCAGCCAAGCCGCACATGTGCACAGACACGCAGTGTAAAGTTACAAGCACGCTGGTTTTCCTTAAAACCAACCATTCAATAAACACACTACCCGCGTCGCTATTTCTGAATCTGAAATAGAAACAACAGCAATGCATCCTGGAGAGAAAACTACAAGAGATATACATAATGCCGCTTCAGCAAACTGCTGATCTGAATCTGTACAGTCTTAAGTACGGATTCGgggtttctttatttatgtatctaaATATCACTTGATTCCACTgaagaacaataaataataataataataataataataataatattattattataataataataataaaaaacagcattactGGAATTACAAAGAATATAAAGAGCGCTCAGACACTTACCAGCTTGCGAAGACCTGCCAACAGCACACAACGTAGAATCACTTTGTGGAGGCTGATGTTTGCGCAAGTGGGGGTTTTATAGGCTAAGAAAGCAGCGTGTTAGCCAACAAGCCCCTCCCTCTGTATTGTTAAGAAGGAAATCCAGCAAAAGAGAACCGGAGGGTATCAGAGGGTCATTTACATACCGCTACAGGGTACTTCAAATACATTCACATTGCTGACACCGAGTCAGTATAttgatacatgttttaaatacactttactattcaaatatattcaaataataataatacaaataaagaataaCATGCCCACTATCCCCGGTCTGTAACACAGTACAGACTGATTatcaatacaatgtatttttgtaatatgaaACTCTACCTCAAAACTTACATGTGTTATATTAGAGCATTGCGTGTTACATTGTAGCTGATAGTTTCTAAAAGCTTTGCACATTAGAAGAACAACAATGCTGCCACTTCAGAGAATCAGTCCATCTGAGTTCAGTTCTGGGTCCACACACTGCTAAAGCACTTTTACACATGCTGGCTGATTAAACAGTCTTTTCAGTCTGTAAATAGTCTTCCTGTCCGGATTAAAGAATCACATCTCCAGGAGCCTCCAGGAgatccttttctttctttctttctttgttttaaaacaataatgacaCTGTGCATAGAGGCATTACAGAGTGAGGGTGGGGCGTCTGCTTGTGGAACCCAAGTGTAGGATTCTTATAAAAAGAAATTCTTCAAATGCTGTAGCGACACTTTTCATAAGcttttaatgtaattaaattagtATTGCACAGCAGAGCAGCTCTTAATGCAGGGAAtctagtatacagtataatactgTAAGAGCTTCTTACCTTAGCAAAGATATCAGTGCTACTGCTCAGCAGCTCTAAGGAGAGGAGCTCCTGCAGCAACAGTATTCTGGAAAACATCCTTAACTATATAGAGCTATATTTCAAAATTACTGAAAGAAACTACATTCACTGGCAAGCATATCCCTAGACACGTTTACATTCCGAACTTCGAACagtgtgttgagtttatgtggCCAGTGTGCTGCCAGTATACCTTTATTCTGCTAAAGCGGCAGTAAGTGTAAAAAGGGTTTACTGAATGAGTGATGTAAAGAATCTAATGGGTTCAATAAGGCTTAGTATATATCAAAAACCTTTACTAGACTCtctttaatacattaaaacacttgGGAAAAGTCTTCTCACTAATAGTTCTAGTTCTATGAAATTCAAACTTCCGTTCTGCCCCTAAGCTGGACTCTTTAATTAAGCTGTTTACCTCACTGTCTCTGTTTGCTGTTAGAGAAATCAGCATCTCAACTGCTCTTCTACTGTGTAGGGAGGGGGGGGATCTTTTGTCTTCAGCAGGAGTGTGAAGAGCCCATTTTCCTGCGCGCATATTCAGGTGATAGTCTATGTGCGATGGAATTTCTGCTCTGTTTGTGATGGGCAGGTGCTCAGCCTCACAGCCAGGTACCCTGATAGCTGAGTTTGCTGGTGTTAGGTGAGAAACTGGGGGGAGCCTCTACCCTTCTACAACTTTTCACAGATAAATTGCAAGTGGCACACAAACCCTTTGTTGTTAATTTAATACTTCATGCCGGGGGGGTAATTTAACAGGGTTAAAATCCTCATGCTGGTACagctacagtattatatatatattatgtgtgtgtgtgtgtgtgtgtgtgtgtgtgtgtgtgtgtggttagcAGTTGTCTGTTGAATTGTGAAATCAGCAACTGCTGGTGCTGGGGattgggacacacacacagattaactGCTTTCCTTCTGGATGAGCAggtgatatttacacacacacacagattaactGCTTTCCTTCTGGATGAGCAggtgatatttacacacacacacacacacacacacacacacagattaactGCTTTCTTACTGGATGAGCAGGTGATATTTAAAAGCAGCTGCAAACCAGCTCCACCGGTTCAACTAGCCCCGCTCCCAGTGCTGGGAAGTacctctgtgatttttcatggctggctacggcCCTGTATATACAATTGGCATTTCAACAACCACACAATTTACAAGCACAATCAACAGAGAGTTTACATAATAGTGTAATAATACACTATTTTTACCCTGCATAAAAACAcactattgttgttgttgttttttgtttgctttgtcacAGTATGAAGCCAGGTGGTTTTGAACTGTAGCTCTCACTCAGTGCTGGCTGTGTACAGCAGTCATTTTAGAGGCCTGCAAACTGTAAGCACTGCAGTGTAGGCCTCAACACACCCTCACTGTGTTGCCGTGGTTACAAGGCCTGGGTGCCCGGAAGCTGCTCCCTCTCTGAGTCCCGGAGCTGGAATGTGTCTCTGTGAGATTCACACAGTAACTCCACATCTCACTGCTAAACTGAGGgtattttaataaaaccaaactgtaaaaaaaagtgaaacaaaacagtTAACCAGAAGCTGAAATGGCTGAAAGTCTTCCAGCTGACGGAAGCTGTTTCAAAGACTGCATGCTGAGGATACAGGGCCAGCTTCCTCGTCACATGACACGCTAATGATTCACTCAGCAGCCGTGATTCCTTCAGGCAACACAATACTGTAACAGCAGCTGGATCCAGCCTTCAATGAAACAGAGTTAGTGATGCGGGTGTACTGTAGAAGGGCCCACTCTGAAGACACAGACACAATGCTGCAGTCCTGTCATTGTAACTCACCATGCTGCTATAATCAGAGTGCTGCATTAGCCAGCAGATACAGTGTGTGCGgtactttgtgtttatttaaccaggactAATCCTGTTTAAACGAACAAACGTCCTTGGAGTGGGAAATGACactctacattttctttttttatttactaggAAAATATAAAAATCCTCAAGTGATTGCAACGTCAGCACACAATGGGCCATCAAGGTCATTACACCAATCatacaaaaccagaaacaaaccACCCAGGCTGAGTCAATACATAAACCCTGTGAGTTGCATTTGATTCGTTTTGCAACATTTACAGCTGCGTTCACAAATTGCGAAGACGTTGATAAAACTGGCACATTCAGTTAAATTGAGATGACTCTGGGATGTTAAATCTCTATAGTCCGAACACACTCAACAAACTAAATAACTAGATAAGAACAAGGTAAAATACAAAGCCCCTGATCAGATTAAAGACATATCACTAATGGGCAGGCTCGGATAGAATGAAGGATGAAGCAGCattcccattgcagagcagtttgaccCAGTCCAGTTTTTACTGTGTGCTCAGTTGTAGTTAAAAATTACAA is a window of Polyodon spathula isolate WHYD16114869_AA unplaced genomic scaffold, ASM1765450v1 scaffolds_687, whole genome shotgun sequence DNA encoding:
- the LOC121308406 gene encoding elongation factor 1-alpha 1-like, coding for MGKEKTHINIVVIGHVDSGKSTTTGHLIYKCGGIDKRAIEKFEKEAAEMGKGSFKYAWVLDKLKAERERGITIDISLWKFETTKYYVTIIDAPGHRDFIKNMITGTSQADCAVLIVAGGVGEFEAGISKNGQTREHALLAYTLGVKQLIIGVNKMDSTEPPYSQKRYEEISKEVSTYIKKIGYNPATVAFVPISGWHGDNMLEPSSNMPWFKGWKVERKEGNANGTTLLEALDSIIPPQRPTNKPLRLPLQDVYKIGGIGTVPVGRVETGTLKAGMIVTFAPANVTTEVKSVEMHHETLVEALPGDNVGFNIKNVSVKDIRRGNVAGDSKNDPPMEAGSFTAQVIVLNHPGQINAGYAPVLDCHTAHIACKFAELKEKIDRRSGKKLEDNPKFVKSGDAAIVNMVPGKPMCVESFSDYPPLGRFAVRDMRQTVAVGVIKAVDKKAPGAGKVTKSAVKAAKK